The Xanthomonas sp. CFBP 8443 genome has a window encoding:
- a CDS encoding PLP-dependent aminotransferase family protein codes for MPMTTSFQLSRRAQALTSSAIREILKVTERPEVISFAGGLPSPDTFPIARMQYACDKVLREAPQAALQYGPTEGYLPLREWVAARLSRDGASIRPSQVLITTGSQQGLDLLGKVFIDESSKVLVETPSYLGALQAFSLFQPAFAAMASDDDGLVVDALDDAQLAGARFMYCLPNFQNPTGRRLPLHRRQALVARAAAAGVPIVEDDPYGELCYSGDTLPSLLSMHPDGVIYMGSFSKVLAPGLRLGFVIAPEAVHAKLVQAKQAADLHTPSFSQRIVYEAVQDGFLDAHIPGIRSLYASRCQQMLTALGKYFPSQVRWNRPAGGMFIWVELPVGMDGGALLAKAIERNVAFVPGAPFYAVEPQRNTLRLSFVTVPEERIDAGVRILGELLQAEVAAHRGAAA; via the coding sequence ATGCCGATGACGACCTCCTTCCAGCTTTCCCGCCGTGCGCAGGCGCTGACCAGTTCGGCGATCCGCGAAATCCTCAAGGTCACCGAACGCCCGGAGGTGATCTCCTTCGCCGGCGGGTTGCCGTCGCCGGACACGTTTCCGATCGCGCGCATGCAGTACGCCTGCGACAAGGTCCTGCGCGAGGCGCCGCAGGCGGCGCTGCAGTACGGCCCGACCGAAGGCTATCTGCCGCTGCGCGAATGGGTGGCGGCGCGCCTGAGCCGCGACGGCGCCAGCATCCGCCCCAGCCAGGTGCTGATCACCACTGGCTCGCAGCAGGGCCTGGACCTGCTCGGCAAGGTGTTCATCGACGAAAGCAGCAAGGTGCTGGTGGAGACGCCGAGCTACCTGGGGGCGCTGCAGGCCTTCTCGCTGTTCCAGCCGGCCTTCGCGGCGATGGCGTCGGACGACGACGGGCTGGTGGTGGATGCGCTGGACGACGCGCAGCTGGCCGGCGCGCGCTTCATGTATTGCCTGCCGAACTTCCAGAATCCGACCGGGCGGCGCCTGCCGCTGCACCGGCGCCAGGCGCTGGTCGCGCGCGCCGCCGCCGCCGGCGTGCCGATCGTCGAGGACGATCCGTATGGCGAGCTGTGCTACAGCGGCGACACGCTGCCCAGCCTGCTGTCGATGCATCCAGACGGCGTCATCTACATGGGCTCGTTTTCCAAGGTGCTGGCGCCGGGCCTGCGCCTGGGCTTCGTGATCGCGCCCGAAGCGGTGCACGCCAAGCTGGTGCAGGCCAAGCAGGCGGCGGACCTGCATACGCCCTCGTTCAGCCAGCGCATCGTCTACGAGGCGGTGCAGGACGGCTTCCTGGATGCGCACATTCCCGGCATCCGCAGCCTGTACGCGAGCCGTTGCCAGCAGATGCTGACGGCGCTGGGGAAGTACTTCCCGTCGCAGGTGCGCTGGAACCGTCCGGCCGGCGGCATGTTCATCTGGGTCGAACTGCCCGTGGGCATGGACGGTGGCGCGCTGCTGGCCAAGGCGATCGAACGCAACGTCGCCTTCGTGCCGGGCGCGCCGTTCTATGCGGTCGAGCCGCAACGCAACACCTTGCGCCTGTCGTTCGTGACCGTGCCGGAAGAGCGGATCGATGCCGGCGTGCGCATCCTCGGCGAACTGCTGCAGGCCGAGGTCGCCGCGCACCGCGGCGCTGCGGCCTGA
- a CDS encoding MOSC domain-containing protein has product MTAAAALDLGVEAVLVGRAQDFTRPGSRSAIAKQPLPGRLQIGVEGLELDEQGDRRVHGGPDKALHHYPRDHYTAWRQELGGHALLDAPGAFGENLSTHGATEADLCLGDRLRLGTALVEVSQSRQPCWKLSDRFGVPTLARRVQESGRTGWYYRVLQPGEVAAGDRLTLLERPYPAWSLARLIQLLYRREVDPAQLEQVLALPLVPNWRLLFERRLAQREVECWNKRLLGQPAAE; this is encoded by the coding sequence ATGACCGCAGCTGCGGCCCTGGACCTGGGCGTGGAGGCGGTGCTGGTCGGCCGTGCGCAGGACTTCACCCGGCCCGGCAGCCGCAGCGCCATCGCCAAGCAGCCGTTGCCGGGACGGCTGCAGATCGGTGTGGAAGGCCTGGAACTGGACGAACAGGGCGACCGCCGCGTGCACGGCGGCCCGGACAAGGCGCTGCACCATTATCCGCGCGACCACTACACGGCCTGGCGCCAGGAACTGGGCGGGCACGCCCTGCTGGACGCGCCCGGCGCGTTCGGCGAGAACCTCAGCACGCACGGCGCCACCGAGGCCGACCTGTGCCTGGGCGACAGGCTGCGGCTGGGCACGGCGCTGGTCGAGGTCTCGCAGTCGCGGCAGCCGTGCTGGAAGCTGTCGGACCGCTTCGGCGTGCCCACGCTGGCGCGGCGCGTGCAGGAAAGCGGCCGCACCGGCTGGTACTACCGCGTGCTGCAGCCGGGCGAGGTCGCCGCCGGCGACCGCCTGACCCTGCTGGAGCGGCCGTATCCGGCCTGGTCGCTGGCTCGGTTGATCCAGCTGCTGTATCGGCGCGAGGTGGATCCGGCGCAACTGGAACAGGTGCTGGCCCTGCCGCTGGTGCCGAACTGGCGCCTGCTGTTCGAACGGCGCCTGGCCCAGCGCGAGGTCGAATGCTGGAACAAGCGCCTGCTGGGACAACCGGCGGCCGAGTAG
- the dapB gene encoding 4-hydroxy-tetrahydrodipicolinate reductase, which yields MTTSPVRVLIHGASGRMGQALLRLAAQEPALQVAAAVIRRAPAQRVVDGVPYFAAAELNAAPAFDVAIDFSLPQGFDPVLALCVARGAALVSGTTGLDDTQRQALTDAAARIPLIWASNFSLGVAVLNDLVERAAAALPGWDCDIVESHHVHKQDAPSGTALTLGEAAAHGGAQPRYASLRAGDIVGEHLVQFAGLGERVELVHRASNRDIFARGALHAAARLPGRAPGAYRLRDLLG from the coding sequence ATGACGACTTCCCCCGTGCGTGTGTTGATTCATGGTGCGTCCGGCCGCATGGGCCAGGCGCTGTTGCGGCTGGCTGCGCAGGAGCCTGCGTTGCAGGTGGCGGCGGCGGTGATCCGGCGTGCGCCGGCGCAGCGGGTGGTCGACGGGGTGCCGTACTTCGCCGCGGCCGAACTGAACGCAGCGCCGGCGTTCGACGTGGCGATCGATTTCAGCCTGCCGCAGGGCTTCGACCCGGTGCTGGCGCTGTGCGTGGCGCGCGGTGCGGCGCTGGTGTCCGGCACCACCGGGCTGGACGACACGCAGCGCCAGGCATTGACCGACGCGGCGGCGCGCATCCCGCTGATCTGGGCGTCGAACTTCAGTCTCGGTGTGGCGGTGCTGAACGATCTGGTGGAACGCGCCGCCGCGGCGCTGCCGGGCTGGGACTGCGACATCGTCGAATCGCACCACGTGCACAAGCAGGACGCGCCGTCCGGCACCGCGCTGACCCTGGGCGAGGCGGCCGCGCACGGCGGCGCGCAGCCGCGCTACGCCAGCCTGCGCGCCGGCGACATCGTCGGCGAGCACCTGGTGCAGTTCGCCGGGCTAGGCGAGCGGGTGGAGCTGGTGCACCGCGCCAGCAACCGCGACATCTTCGCCCGCGGCGCGCTGCACGCCGCCGCGCGCCTGCCGGGCCGCGCGCCCGGGGCCTACCGGCTGCGCGATCTGCTCGGCTGA
- the carA gene encoding glutamine-hydrolyzing carbamoyl-phosphate synthase small subunit gives MTQPAILVLEDGTVFEGESVGATGLSVGEVVFNTAMTGYQEIVTDPSYARQLVTLTYPHIGNTGCTDQDDEAAQVWSAGLIVRDVPRRPSSWRSQVSLPDWLIQRGVVAIAGIDTRKLTRILREKGSQNGAVMAGEVNVDTALEAARKFPGLKGMDLAKVVSTDKAYPWRDGQLDLDSNAFAQAAPKYKVVAYDYGVKLNILRMLAERGCEVTVVPAQTPAAEVLAMNPDGVFLSNGPGDPAPCDYAIAAIKQFVDRKIPTFGICLGHQLLALAAGAQTLKMGHGHHGANHPVQDLDSGRVMITSQNHGFAVDEASLPANVRVTHRSLFDGTNQGIELTDAPAFSFQGHPEASPGPRDVAPLFDRFTALMRDRGPGTGDREARA, from the coding sequence GTGACTCAACCCGCAATCCTTGTCCTTGAAGACGGCACCGTGTTCGAGGGCGAATCCGTAGGCGCCACTGGCCTGTCCGTCGGCGAAGTGGTGTTCAACACCGCGATGACCGGCTATCAGGAGATCGTGACCGATCCGTCCTACGCCCGCCAGCTGGTCACCCTGACCTATCCGCACATCGGCAACACCGGTTGCACCGACCAGGACGATGAGGCCGCCCAGGTCTGGTCGGCCGGCCTGATCGTGCGCGACGTGCCGCGCCGCCCCAGCAGCTGGCGCAGCCAGGTGTCGCTGCCGGACTGGCTGATCCAGCGCGGCGTGGTCGCCATCGCCGGCATCGATACCCGCAAGCTGACCCGCATCCTGCGCGAGAAGGGATCGCAGAATGGCGCAGTGATGGCCGGCGAAGTGAACGTGGACACGGCGCTGGAAGCGGCGCGCAAGTTCCCGGGCCTGAAGGGCATGGACCTGGCCAAGGTGGTGTCCACCGACAAGGCCTACCCGTGGCGCGACGGCCAACTCGACCTGGACAGCAACGCGTTCGCCCAGGCGGCGCCGAAGTACAAGGTTGTCGCCTACGACTACGGGGTGAAGCTCAACATCCTGCGCATGCTCGCCGAGCGCGGCTGCGAGGTCACCGTGGTGCCGGCGCAGACGCCCGCCGCCGAGGTGCTGGCGATGAACCCGGACGGCGTGTTCCTGTCCAACGGCCCCGGCGATCCGGCGCCGTGCGACTACGCGATCGCCGCGATCAAGCAGTTCGTGGACAGGAAGATCCCGACCTTCGGCATCTGCCTGGGCCACCAGCTGCTGGCGCTGGCCGCCGGCGCGCAGACGCTGAAGATGGGCCACGGCCACCACGGCGCCAACCATCCGGTGCAGGACCTGGACAGCGGCCGGGTGATGATCACCTCGCAGAACCACGGTTTCGCGGTCGACGAAGCGTCGCTGCCGGCCAATGTGCGGGTGACCCACCGCTCGCTGTTCGACGGCACCAACCAGGGCATCGAACTGACCGACGCGCCGGCCTTCAGCTTCCAGGGCCACCCGGAAGCCTCGCCGGGCCCGCGCGACGTGGCGCCGTTGTTCGATCGCTTCACTGCGTTGATGCGGGACCGGGGACCGGGGACCGGGGACCGGGAGGCGAGGGCTTGA
- a CDS encoding four helix bundle protein, whose amino-acid sequence MSPSHFRELDVWRLSIELAKAVYILTADFPKEERYGLTSQLQRAAVSVPSNIAEGNARASTRDYARFVSMARGSIAELQTQLTLAAELSLADAQAVDIVMDIAERVGKMLHKLHYSLNQRLETGSLVPGPRSRS is encoded by the coding sequence TTGAGCCCTTCGCATTTCAGAGAACTCGACGTATGGCGACTGTCCATCGAGCTTGCCAAGGCGGTCTACATATTGACCGCGGATTTCCCGAAAGAAGAGCGTTATGGACTCACTTCGCAGCTGCAACGCGCTGCCGTCTCGGTGCCATCCAACATCGCCGAGGGCAATGCGCGCGCATCGACGCGTGACTACGCCCGCTTCGTCTCGATGGCACGCGGTTCGATCGCAGAGCTACAGACGCAGCTGACGTTGGCCGCCGAACTCTCGCTGGCCGATGCGCAGGCGGTGGATATCGTCATGGATATCGCCGAGCGGGTCGGCAAAATGCTGCACAAATTGCACTATTCACTTAATCAACGGCTGGAAACCGGGTCCCTGGTCCCCGGTCCCCGGTCCCGGAGCTGA